Proteins encoded by one window of Ochrobactrum sp. BTU1:
- a CDS encoding AbrB/MazE/SpoVT family DNA-binding domain-containing protein, whose translation MSFSTVTSKGQVTIPIKVRHDMGLSVGDRIEFIRMEDGHYAVVPASGSVKSLKGIVPQPNTPVSLEDMDAAIASEATRR comes from the coding sequence ATGTCGTTCTCAACCGTCACGTCGAAAGGCCAGGTCACAATTCCGATCAAGGTACGCCATGACATGGGACTGTCGGTCGGCGACCGCATTGAATTCATTCGCATGGAGGACGGCCACTATGCCGTCGTGCCAGCGTCGGGTTCGGTGAAATCGTTGAAAGGGATCGTCCCCCAGCCCAACACGCCCGTCAGCCTGGAGGACATGGACGCAGCGATTGCAAGCGAGGCTACTCGCAGGTGA
- a CDS encoding PIN domain-containing protein, with amino-acid sequence MIGIDTNVLVRYLAQDDEAQSAAASQIIDGLTTELPGYISQVVLVETVWVLGRSYKMPRAALVEVIEMLLRTRELVIEGAEVGYLALATFRNSNADFSDALIAHGGRLAGCRETVTFDRRAVHAAGMQLLET; translated from the coding sequence GTGATAGGTATCGATACCAACGTGCTTGTGCGGTATCTGGCGCAGGACGACGAAGCCCAATCGGCTGCAGCGTCACAGATCATCGATGGCCTCACCACTGAACTGCCGGGATATATTTCCCAGGTTGTGCTGGTCGAAACCGTTTGGGTGCTTGGGCGCTCTTACAAGATGCCGCGCGCCGCTTTGGTCGAAGTGATCGAAATGCTTCTTCGCACACGCGAATTGGTCATCGAGGGCGCTGAGGTTGGTTATCTGGCGCTTGCAACCTTTCGCAACAGCAATGCAGATTTTTCTGATGCGCTTATTGCGCACGGGGGGCGGCTTGCGGGATGCCGTGAAACGGTGACCTTCGACAGGCGAGCGGTTCACGCTGCGGGAATGCAACTTTTGGAAACGTAA